One Alnus glutinosa chromosome 3, dhAlnGlut1.1, whole genome shotgun sequence genomic region harbors:
- the LOC133863468 gene encoding homeobox-leucine zipper protein GLABRA 2, which yields MGVDMSNNPPTSRTKDFFVAPALSLSLAGIFRDAGATAVENMEVEEGDEGSGGHREDTADISSENSGPLRSRSDDDFDGEGEHDDEGDGDKNKKKKRKKYHRHTAEQIREMESLFKESPHPDEKQRQQLSKQLGLAPRQVKFWFQNRRTQIKAIQERHENSLLKGEMEKLRDENKAMREQINKACCPNCGTATTSRDSAGTTEEQQLRIENARLKAEVEKLRAALGKYPAGTASSPSCPTGKDQDTRSSLDFVTGIFGLEKTRIMETVNQAMEELTKMATAGEPLWIRSVETGREILNYDEYMKEFPIKNATNNGRPKRSIEASRETGVVFVDLPRLVQSFVDVNQWKEMFPCLISKAATVDVISDGEGPNRDGAVQLMFAELQMLTPMVATREVYFVRYCKQLSAEQWAIVDVSVDKVENNIDASLVKCRKRPSGCIIEDKSNGHCKVIWVEHLECQKSTVHTMYRTVINSGLAFGARHWVATLQLQCERLVFFMATNVPMKDSTGVATLAGRKSILKLAQRMTQSFCHAIGASSFHTWTKVSSKTGEDIRVASRKNLNDPGEPLGVILCAVSSVWLPASPHLLFDFLRDEARRNEWDIMSNGGPAHSIANLAKGQDRGNAVTIQSMKSKDNSMWILQDSCTNAYESMVVYAPVDITGMQSVMTGCDASNIAILPSGFSILPDGLESRPLVITSRQEEKSTEGGSLLTIAFQILTNTSPTAKLTMESVESVNTLISCTLRNIKTSLQCEDG from the exons ATGGGCGTGGACATGTCGAATAATCCACCCACTTCTCGTACCAAAGACTTCTTTGTCGCTCCAGCCCTCTCTCTCAGCCTT GCAGGGATTTTTCGCGATGCCGGGGCGACGGCGGTGGAGAACATGGAGGTGGAGGAGGGGGACGAGGGAAGTGGCGGCCACAGAGAAGACACGGCGGATATCAGCAGTGAGAACTCTGGGCCCCTCAGATCAAGATCCGACGATGATTTTGATGGCGAAGGAGAGCATGATGATGAGGGTGATGGGgacaagaacaagaagaagaagagaaagaaatatcaTAGGCATACAGCTGAGCAAATCAGAGAAATGGAATC TCTATTCAAAGAGTCACCTCACCCAGACGAGAAGCAGAGGCAACAGTTAAGCAAGCAATTAGGCCTTGCTCCTAGGCAAGTCAAGTTTTGGTTTCAAAATCGTAGAACCCAAATCAAG GCTATACAAGAGCGCCATGAAAATTCCTTGCTGAAAGGGGAAATGGAGAAACTCAGAGATGAAAATAAAGCGATGAGGGAGCAAATAAACAAAGCTTGTTGCCCCAACTGTGGCACGGCCACCACGAGCCGAGACTCCGCCGGGACTACAGAGGAACAACAACTCAGAATCGAAAATGCCAGACTCAAGGCCGAG GTAGAAAAACTCCGAGCAGCTCTAGGAAAATACCCAGCAGGGACAGCCTCGTCGCCTTCATGCCCAACTGGTAAAGACCAAGACACGAGAAGCTCTTTAGATTTTGTCACTGGGATATTTGGGCTGGAGAAGACGAGGATAATGGAGACAGTTAATCAAGCAATGGAGGAGCTCACAAAGATGGCTACTGCTGGAGAGCCACTATGGATTCGAAGCGTTGAGACTGGTCGTGAAATACTGAATTATGATGAGTACATGAAAGAGTTCCCTATAAAAAATGCAACGAATAATGGGCGCCCAAAGAGATCCATCGAGGCCTCCAGAGAGACTGGAGTTGTTTTTGTTGATCTCCCGCGGCTTGTTCAAAGTTTCGTGGATGTg AACCAATGGAAGGAAATGTTTCCGTGCTTGATCTCCAAGGCTGCCACCGTTGATGTTATCTCCGATGGTGAAGGTCCTAACAGAGATGGTGCTGTACAACTG ATGTTTGCAGAATTGCAAATGCTGACACCAATGGTGGCGACTAGAGAAGTCTACTTCGTCCGATATTGCAAGCAACTGAGTGCTGAACAATGGGCAATTGTCGATGTTTCGGTGGACAAAGTGGAGAACAACATCGACGCATCCCTAGTGAAATGCAGAAAACGCCCATCCGGTTGCATCATTGAGGACAAATCAAATGGCCATTGCAag GTGATTTGGGTAGAACACTTGGAATGCCAGAAAAGCACAGTTCATACCATGTACCGCACAGTTATTAACAGCGGTCTAGCCTTTGGTGCAAGGCATTGGGTGGCGACACTGCAACTCCAATGTGAACGCCTCGTTTTCTTCATGGCAACCAACGTTCCCATGAAGGATTCAACTG GCGTTGCCACACTGGCTGGGAGGAAAAGCATATTGAAGTTGGCACAAaggatgacacagagttttTGCCATGCAATTGGAGCCTCCAGCTTTCATACCTGGACCAAGGTCTCAAGTAAGACAGGGGAAGACATAAGGGTGGCTTCTAGGAAGAACTTGAACGACCCTGGAGAACCTCTTGGGGTCATCTTGTGTGCGGTTTCTTCTGTCTGGTTGCCTGCCTCTCCTCATCTCCTTTTCGATTTCTTAAGGGATGAAGCTCGCCGAAATGAG TGGGATATAATGTCAAATGGAGGGCCAGCACATTCCATTGCAAACTTAGCCAAGGGGCAAGATCGTGGCAATGCAGTAACCATCCAA TCGATGAAATCCAAAGACAACAGTATGTGGATACTTCAAGATAGCTGCACTAATGCATACGAGTCCATGGTGGTGTACGCTCCGGTCGACATAACCGGCATGCAGTCTGTCATGACGGGATGCGACGCTAGCAACATTGCCATATTGCCTTCGGGATTTTCGATTCTTCCAGATGGACTGGAGTCAAGGCCTCTAGTGATCACTTCTAGGCAGGAGGAGAAGAGCACAGAGGGAGGGTCTTTGCTTACAATAGCATTCCAGATCCTAACTAATACCTCTCCCACAGCTAAGCTTACCATGGAGTCTGTGGAGTCTGTCAACACTCTAATATCCTGTACTTTAAGAAACATTAAGACAAGCTTGCAGTGTGAGGATGGTTGA
- the LOC133863680 gene encoding small ribosomal subunit protein uS17c, with translation MPLTPSLLQFPPLQSLKLSTPFLHGSASLSLLSKPTSSLTPQSHTFLPPIRAMKSLQGKVVCATNDKTVAVEVVRLAPHPKYKRRVRKKKKYQAHDPDNLFKVGDLVQLEKSRPISKTKTFIAVPLQSRNSKKKAAEEDVPKELGIPLESQQQLQA, from the coding sequence ATGCCTCTCACACCCTCTCTCTTGCAATTTCCTCCCTTGCAGTCCCTGAAGCTCTCCACTCCATTCCTCCATGGATCCGCTTCTCTCTCCCTCCTCTCCAAACCCACTTCCTCTCTCACCCCACAATCCCATACCTTCCTCCCTCCCATCAGAGCCATGAAATCACTGCAGGGTAAAGTCGTTTGTGCCACCAACGACAAGACCGTGGCTGTGGAAGTGGTGCGCTTAGCGCCTCACCCGAAGTACAAGAGGCGGgtcaggaagaagaagaagtaccAGGCTCACGACCCGGATAACCTGTTCAAGGTTGGTGACCTTGTGCAATTGGAGAAAAGCAGACCCATTAGCAAGACCAAGACTTTTATAGCTGTGCCGCTACAGAGTAGGAATTCCAAGAAGAAAGCTGCTGAAGAAGATGTGCCAAAGGAGCTTGGGATTCCGTTGGAGTCTCAGCAGCAACTGCAGGCTTAG